A single region of the Pieris rapae chromosome 19, ilPieRapa1.1, whole genome shotgun sequence genome encodes:
- the LOC111002202 gene encoding uncharacterized protein LOC111002202 gives MMFMSGFLIFSPEISARMTPQEERESARGAEIADAFEDDMFGPSRTEPAVARPKLSMISARLRANEERKRVIEICSQKLENIEDPARDLRRSVCINNTYCRLSEEARREKEARRRRAREECDDSWIGKKARRAVEDECLALLDAIPELGDANLGCAQLARQMPRQDVLLPPGLLTVLDS, from the exons ATGATGTTTATGTCCGGATTTCTCATCTTCTCTCCTGAAATATCAGCTAG AATGACTCCGCAAGAGGAGCGAGAGAGCGCTCGCGGCGCTGAGATCGCGGACGCCTTCGAGGACGACATGTTTGGCCCTTCGCGCACCGAGCCCGCCGTTGCACGACCCAAACTCTCCATGATCTCGGCTCGACTGCGCGCCAACGAGGAACGCAAGCGTGTCATTGAAATATGCTCCCAGAAATTAGAAAACATCGAAGACCCCGCGCGTGACCTTCGCCGTTCCGTCTGTATCAACAACACGTACTGCCGTCTAAGCGAGGAAGCCCGCAGGGAGAAGGAAGCCCGGCGTAGACGCGCCAGAGAGGAATGCGACGATTCCTGGATCGGCAAGAAGGCCCGTCGCGCTGTGGAGGACGAATGCCTGGCTCTCTTAGACGCCATCCCAGAGTTGGGGGACGCGAACCTTGGTTGCGCACAGCTGGCGCGACAGATGCCTCGGCAGGACGTCCTTCTGCCCCCAGGTTTACTCACGGTTTTGGACTCATGA